One region of Ahniella affigens genomic DNA includes:
- a CDS encoding serine hydrolase domain-containing protein, translated as MNQTTPMTHHQQIARRVLMLPATLTIALALSACAPDQAGSDQVKDINVNVAAAADEKYRTLAPNAGGLKPATRAEIDQEVADYMAENNMMGCAIGITRDHQIAYLQGYGKADKATNRAFTVATPSAIGSISKTLTALGVMALAEDGELFLDQPILQQMDLLPSQMPVGWGNPTVRQVLANVGGFENVMHWHVPTFSDEAGINAFYQIIDSPGLQPRLVYESYRHEAANWSIAKLNKPNYSNVGFTLLGALIDQRTKKPHFPASMRGYERYVWHRVGRGHIASANPTLITAALGTHFRNQDIKNLAHGYHPDGSLLDLNGWGWEGPSGGWVMTIGDLSRLILILQSDAVIPKTKIDTEMRQNFGAYPTGINAKAGLGLELALDGKWFGKGGGIRGYVADVQIWPRANTAATYTWGIAHMCNQGTSERGLSKRLRDLLISLEDGTGFGNTPVEPGALETTNDLATTYEPLIRRMAAQYLANAASPEQAWLLAKRDLSRDPTGALIARHLEAGDVDAALALLPRWQGAKTSAAAVEAQRLLNEAEARRREQATISTVH; from the coding sequence ATGAACCAAACGACCCCAATGACACACCACCAGCAAATCGCGCGCCGCGTGTTAATGCTACCCGCCACGCTGACTATTGCCTTGGCACTCAGCGCGTGCGCACCAGATCAAGCAGGCAGTGACCAAGTCAAAGACATCAACGTCAATGTGGCAGCCGCAGCCGATGAGAAGTACCGCACACTGGCGCCGAATGCCGGTGGCCTGAAACCTGCGACCCGCGCCGAGATCGATCAGGAAGTCGCGGACTACATGGCTGAGAACAACATGATGGGCTGTGCGATCGGCATCACGCGCGACCATCAGATCGCGTATCTGCAGGGCTATGGCAAGGCCGACAAGGCGACGAACCGCGCGTTCACGGTTGCCACGCCATCGGCGATCGGCTCAATCTCCAAGACATTGACGGCGCTGGGTGTCATGGCCTTGGCCGAGGACGGCGAGTTGTTCTTGGATCAACCGATCCTGCAACAGATGGATCTACTGCCCTCGCAAATGCCCGTTGGTTGGGGCAATCCCACCGTCCGCCAAGTGTTGGCGAACGTCGGTGGCTTCGAGAACGTCATGCATTGGCATGTGCCGACGTTCTCAGACGAAGCGGGTATCAACGCCTTTTACCAGATCATCGATTCTCCTGGTCTGCAGCCGCGCCTCGTCTATGAAAGCTATCGTCACGAAGCTGCAAACTGGTCCATTGCCAAACTCAACAAGCCAAACTATTCGAATGTCGGCTTCACGTTGCTCGGCGCGCTGATCGATCAACGAACCAAGAAGCCTCACTTTCCGGCGTCGATGCGCGGATACGAACGGTACGTTTGGCATCGCGTCGGGCGCGGTCATATTGCGTCCGCCAATCCAACCCTGATCACCGCGGCGCTCGGTACCCATTTCCGGAATCAGGACATCAAGAATCTCGCCCATGGCTATCATCCAGACGGCAGCTTGTTGGACTTGAACGGCTGGGGCTGGGAAGGCCCTTCTGGCGGATGGGTGATGACTATTGGTGACCTCAGCCGCTTGATACTGATCCTGCAGTCCGATGCCGTGATTCCGAAAACCAAGATCGACACCGAGATGCGTCAGAACTTCGGGGCCTACCCGACCGGCATCAATGCTAAAGCCGGCCTCGGCTTGGAACTCGCGCTCGACGGCAAATGGTTTGGCAAAGGCGGTGGCATTCGCGGTTACGTTGCCGATGTGCAAATCTGGCCTCGTGCGAACACGGCAGCCACCTACACCTGGGGCATTGCCCACATGTGCAACCAGGGCACCTCCGAGCGCGGGCTGTCCAAGCGCTTGCGTGATCTGCTCATCTCGCTTGAAGACGGCACTGGCTTCGGTAACACGCCTGTGGAACCAGGTGCTTTGGAGACCACGAACGATCTGGCCACCACCTACGAGCCGCTGATTCGCCGCATGGCCGCGCAGTACTTGGCGAACGCAGCATCGCCGGAACAAGCCTGGTTGCTCGCCAAGCGAGACCTGTCCCGCGACCCGACTGGCGCACTGATTGCCCGCCATTTGGAAGCTGGTGACGTCGATGCCGCGCTCGCATTGCTGCCGCGTTGGCAGGGTGCGAAGACGTCCGCCGCGGCAGTCGAAGCACAGCGCTTGCTCAACGAAGCGGAAGCACGACGCCGCGAACAAGCCACGATCAGCACCGTGCACTAA